The following coding sequences are from one Odontesthes bonariensis isolate fOdoBon6 chromosome 10, fOdoBon6.hap1, whole genome shotgun sequence window:
- the nr4a1 gene encoding nuclear receptor subfamily 4immunitygroup A member 1, with translation MTCIHPRHGTQPYENTLSSPELPSTNFISRLAADMSSPRDLLTTPSLPSINSLVGASSGDFDAYSCQFTTAPAHATPAPDQESPFKLDELQVYGCYPGPFMLNYPDEAVSPSGSDYFGSPASASSPSTPGFQSQHASNWESAFGPYSPSPGYWAAEDTSVPHAPSIFTFGSGSVEDVSPLGQLLLREQEPFAVAHLHPSALTFPAMTMEQTCSLDATEQLDGSLSPKLKSGNEGGCAVCGDNASCQHYGVRTCEGCKGFFKRTVQKNSKYVCLANKDCPVDKRRRNRCQFCRFQKCLAVGMVREVVRTDNLKGRRGRLPSKPKVIQDVTATMSPVSMIASLVRAHIDSSPGVGSLDYSKYVEKEVGMDQKEEASDIKQFYDLLTVSMEVIKKWAMDIPGFSDFCSEDQELLLESAFVELFILRLAFRSNPKTEKLVFCNGAVLHKTQCIRGFGDWIDSILEFSQSLHGMKLDVSSFSCLTALVIITDRHGLKEPKRVEDLQNQFITCLKDHVSICGSESLRPNYLSRLLGKLPELRTLCTQGLQRIFYLKLEDLVPPPPIVEKIFMDTLPF, from the exons ATGACTTGCATACACCCCCGGCATGGAACTCAGCCCTATGAGAACACCCTCAGCAGCCCGGAGCTTCCAAGCACAAACTTCATCTCCAGGCTGGCTGCGGACATGAGCAGCCCACGGGACCTCCTCACCACTCCCTCCCTGCCGAGCATCAATTCCCTGGTGGGTGCATCTTCAGGAGATTTCGATGCCTATTCGTGCCAGTTCACTACAGCTCCAGCCCACGCAACTCCGGCACCAGACCAGGAGAGCCCTTTTAAGCTGGATGAACTCCAAGTTTACGGGTGCTACCCTGGACCCTTCATGCTGAACTACCCGGATGAGGCTGTGTCCCCAAGTGGTTCGGATTATTTCGGGAGCCCCGCTTCTGCCTCGTCCCCTTCAACACCTGGGTTCCAGAGTCAGCATGCGTCTAACTGGGAATCGGCCTTTGGGCCATACTCACCCAGTCCAGGATACTGGGCTGCTGAGGACACTTCAGTTCCACATGCACCATCTATTTTCACATTTGGCTCCGGGTCTGTGGAGGACGTGTCTCCTCTGGGTCAGCTGCTTTTGCGAGAGCAGGAACCTTTTGCTGTGGCTCACCTTCACCCATCCGCATTGACCTTCCCCGCCATGACGATGGAGCAGACATGTAGTCTTGATGCCACTGAACAGTTGGATGGAAGCTTATCGCCCAAGTTAAAAAGTGGAAATGAGGGCGGCTGCGCTGTGTGTGGAGACAACGCCTCCTGTCAGCACTATGGGGTTCGCACCTGTGAGGGGTGCAAAGGGTTTTTCAAG CGCACCGTACAAAAAAATTCCAAGTATGTGTGCCTTGCTAACAAGGACTGTCCTGTGGACAAGAGGAGACGAAATCGATGCCAGTTCTGCCGCTTCCAGAAGTGTCTCGCTGTGGGTATGGTCAGGGAAG ttgtaAGAACTGATAACCTGAAAGGACGAAGGGGTCGCCTACCTTCCAAGCCTAAAGTCATTCAGGATGTGACGGCCACTATGTCTCCGGTGAGCATGATCGCCTCGCTTGTGAGGGCCCACATTGACTCAAGCCCTGGTGTTGGATCTCTGGATTATTCTAAG TATGTTGAGAAGGAAGTCGGCATGGACCAGAAAGAAGAAGCTAGTGACATCAAACAGTTTTACGATCTACTCACAGTTTCTATGGAAGTTATCAAGAAGTGGGCAATGGACATCCCAGGTTTCTCTGACTTCTGCTCGGAGGATCAGGAACTGCTGCTGGAATCCGCATTTGTTGAGCTCTTCATCCTGCGTCTTGCATTTCG GTCCAAtcctaaaacagaaaaactcgTCTTTTGCAATGGGGCTGTACTACATAAAACACAGTGTATCCGGGGCTTTGGGGACTGGATTGACTCCATCTTAGAGTTTTCTCAAAGCCTTCATGGCATGAAGCTGGAtgtttcctccttctcctgtctcACAGCCCTTGTCATAATCACCG ACCGACATGGTCTTaaggagccaaaacgtgtggaGGACTTGCAGAACCAGTTCATCACCTGCCTTAAAGACCACGTTTCCATCTGTGGCTCCGAGTCCTTGCGGCCCAATTATTTGTCCAGACTTCTCGGGAAGCTGCCTGAGCTCAGGACGCTGTGCACGCAAGGCCTCCAGCGCATCTTTTATCTGAAACTAGAAGATCTCGTGCCTCCACCTCCCATCGTAGAAAAAATCTTCATGGACACGCTACCATTTTGA
- the tamalin gene encoding general receptor for phosphoinositides 1-associated scaffold protein — MTFRRLKKVNSSGPASGTASQDDIYFPSSKSDSCRTVDLPTNSSEVYNYKTLAYSGGTLPRNFKNKKGGGPQKWKPLTQSPEPQRKVVVLEKKEEETFGFEIQTYGLHHQDQNSVEMCTFVCKVHEDSPAQLAGLKVGDTIASVNEATVEGFLHKDIVQFIRASGNTLRLETVYSDSIRKAELEARLQYLKQTLHEKWDEYRSLMVQEQRLVHGIVLSDAAVYESLESAGVYGSLGAPSPATQRALHCTGSTSSSASFLSTATEDDPLYQTCLYQADGNVDSDNAEEKKEKQLPKRQQRLRPASEFFTTAKTQLTRSASTRSYVRGSSSSSSTSGEKQGGFGSLQRKPKQKSFRRRLLKFIPGLNRPLEEEESKL; from the exons ATGACGTTCAGGAGGCTCAAGAAGGTGAACTCCAGCGGGCCGGCGAGTGGAACCGCTTCTCAGGACGACATTTATTTCCCTTCGTCAAAGTCAGACAGCTGCCGGACTGTGGACTTACCCACAAACTCCTCAGAGGTTTATAACTACAAGACACTGGCGTACTCTGGTGGGACGCTACCCAGaaacttcaaaaacaaaaag GGCGGCGGGCCACAGAAGTGGAAACCCCTAACACAGTCACCAGAACCGCAAAG gaAGGTGGTGGTTCTggagaaaaaagaagaggagacaTTTGGTTTTGAGATTCAG ACTTACGGCCTTCaccatcaggaccaaaactCAGTGGagatgtgcacatttgtgtgTAAGGTGCACGAGGACAGCCCCGCCCAGCTAGCAGGACTTAAAGTTG ggGACACCATTGCAAGTGTGAATGAGGCCACGGTGGAGGGATTCCTACACAAGGACATTGTTCAGTTCATCAGGGCCAGCGGCAACACCCTCAG GCTGGAGACGGTTTACAGTGACTCGATCCGAAAAGCTGAGCTGGAGGCACGGCTGCAGTATTTAAAG CAAACTCTCCATGAGAAGTGGGATGAATATCGCTCGTTGATGGTGCAGGAGCAGAGGCTTGTTCATG GCATTGTGTTGAGTGATGCTGCAGTGTACGAGTCCCTGGAGTCAGCAGGTGTGTACGGCAGCCTCGGCGCTCCCAGCCCTGCGACTCAGAGAGCCCTCCACTGCACgggcagcaccagcagcagcgcCAGCTTCCTCAGCACAGCCACTGAGGACGACCCTCTGTACCAAACCTGCCTGTACCAGGCTGATGGCAACGTGGACTCGGATAATGCCgaggaaaagaaggaaaaacagcTGCCGAAGAGGCAGCAGCGTCTCCGACCGGCCAGCGAGTTCTTCACGACAGCTAAGACTCAGCTTACCCGCAGCGCCAGCACTCGCAGCTACGTCAGGGGGtcttcatcatcctcatccACCTCAGGGGAGAAGCAAGGAGGATTTGGCTCGTTGCAGAGGAAGCCCAAACAGAAGAGCTTCCGTAGGCGCCTCCTCAAATTCATCCCAGGATTGAATCGACCactggaagaggaggagagcaaGCTTTGA